From a single Streptomyces sp. NBC_01264 genomic region:
- a CDS encoding aminoglycoside phosphotransferase family protein translates to MYEITDTDMVLERLAGPTMLDELARRRWRVGSLGRELGRMHDRLHALPAPEWLPKRFSTADGDRVLHLDLHPGNIILTRRGPVVIDWCNAGAGDPAADVAMTLVTVGSADVPGLAARLGRGLLLRGMRSGCRTDPSGRMREAVREKLDDPNLTPTEAAWLRRHAVGNGPGGGWTDRSGC, encoded by the coding sequence GTGTACGAGATCACCGACACCGACATGGTTCTTGAGCGGCTGGCCGGGCCGACGATGCTGGATGAGCTGGCCCGGCGCCGGTGGCGGGTGGGTTCTCTCGGCCGGGAGCTGGGCCGCATGCACGACCGGCTGCATGCGCTGCCGGCACCGGAGTGGCTGCCCAAGCGGTTCAGCACGGCGGATGGTGACCGGGTACTGCATCTCGACCTGCACCCCGGCAACATCATTCTGACCCGGCGGGGTCCGGTGGTGATCGACTGGTGCAACGCGGGAGCTGGTGATCCGGCTGCCGATGTGGCGATGACCCTCGTGACCGTGGGCAGCGCGGACGTGCCGGGACTCGCTGCCCGCCTCGGGCGGGGGCTGTTGCTGCGCGGTATGCGCAGCGGCTGTCGGACCGACCCGTCGGGACGGATGCGGGAGGCGGTCCGGGAGAAGCTGGATGACCCGAATCTGACGCCCACGGAGGCGGCGTGGTTGCGGCGGCATGCCGTCGGCAACGGGCCTGGTGGGGGCTGGACGGATCGGTCAGGCTGCTGA
- a CDS encoding IS3 family transposase yields MTALVDEHPCLGVECVLRELHIPSSTYYRWRRAEAEPCERRRRDVELTERIKEIHADSGGNYGSPRVHAVLKREGVHVGRKRVERLMREADIAGVSPRRKGFTRRDPKATLAPDLVNRDFTAPAPNRLWVTDLTMISTGEGPLWLSAIRDAFSRRVVAWETSARADADLVLTTLEYALASREVEPGQLIHHADHGCQYTSIKLTTRLMRAGVEASMGSIGDSYDNALAENLWMLIKTEGLRGRTFTTRAEANLALFEYIDGFYNSRRIQERLGFLSPIEYEEKHYANQATAEPANLNTRQPLLTS; encoded by the coding sequence GTGACGGCGCTCGTTGACGAGCACCCGTGCCTGGGAGTCGAGTGCGTACTTCGGGAACTGCACATCCCCTCCTCCACCTACTACCGCTGGCGCCGTGCAGAGGCCGAGCCGTGCGAGCGAAGGCGCCGTGACGTCGAGCTGACCGAGCGGATCAAAGAGATCCACGCGGATTCCGGCGGCAACTACGGCTCGCCGCGGGTACACGCCGTCCTCAAGCGTGAGGGTGTCCACGTGGGCCGCAAGCGGGTCGAGCGCCTGATGCGCGAGGCCGACATCGCGGGGGTCAGCCCACGGCGCAAGGGCTTCACGCGCCGGGACCCGAAGGCCACCCTGGCCCCGGACCTGGTCAACAGGGACTTCACCGCACCGGCTCCGAACCGGTTGTGGGTCACCGACCTCACCATGATCTCCACCGGTGAGGGGCCTCTGTGGCTCTCGGCGATCCGCGACGCCTTCTCCCGCCGGGTGGTCGCCTGGGAGACTTCCGCCCGCGCGGACGCCGACCTGGTGCTGACCACCCTGGAGTACGCCCTCGCGTCCCGCGAGGTCGAGCCCGGCCAGCTGATTCATCACGCGGACCACGGCTGTCAATACACGTCTATCAAGCTCACAACCCGGCTAATGAGAGCTGGAGTTGAAGCGTCCATGGGCTCGATCGGCGACTCATACGATAACGCTCTCGCGGAGAACCTCTGGATGCTCATCAAAACCGAGGGCCTCCGTGGCCGGACCTTCACCACCCGGGCTGAGGCGAACCTCGCGCTCTTCGAGTACATCGATGGCTTCTACAACTCCCGTCGCATCCAGGAACGGCTCGGCTTCCTCAGCCCGATCGAGTACGAAGAGAAGCACTACGCCAACCAGGCGACGGCCGAACCAGCGAACCTGAACACCCGTCAACCCCTCCTGACCAGCTAA
- a CDS encoding transposase — MAAPRKYSLELRERAVRMYRTAEPKPQIKKLAVDFGVHPEALRGWIRQAEADAGERDDRLTTDERAELAALRKENVQLKRANDVLRTASAFFAAQLDPTRPR, encoded by the coding sequence ATGGCTGCACCCCGGAAATACTCGCTCGAGTTGCGTGAGCGTGCGGTACGGATGTATCGCACCGCGGAGCCGAAGCCCCAGATCAAGAAGCTGGCTGTCGACTTCGGCGTGCATCCCGAGGCCCTGCGCGGGTGGATCCGCCAGGCGGAGGCGGATGCCGGCGAACGCGATGACCGGCTCACCACCGACGAACGCGCCGAGCTCGCGGCCCTGCGCAAGGAGAATGTCCAGCTCAAGCGGGCCAACGACGTACTGCGGACGGCCTCGGCGTTTTTCGCGGCGCAACTCGACCCGACCCGGCCCAGGTGA